The sequence below is a genomic window from Aedes albopictus strain Foshan unplaced genomic scaffold, AalbF5 HiC_scaffold_975, whole genome shotgun sequence.
TCTTAAAATAATGCCTGaataaatctcgggaggaatctctaaaggaaatctaggagaaatcctgtgaggaaacaatgaaggaatccttaaaggaagctcgaagaaaactctggaaaatCCTGGTCGAACCCCTGCCGCAGTCGTAAATAATCCGTGAATGGAAACCGCAAGAAATCTCAGAACAAATCAAATCTGAAGGGAATctgagagaaatcaatgaagaaatccagcgaagaaattccagataaaatgccgaaaatatccctgaagaaatctacaGATATATTAATTCAATGAATGAATTtcgccaatttaaaaaaaaatcatgagcaaatccttgtcaaaataccggataaatccctgaaggaattgctggagaaatccataaaggaaaaCTGGGAACGGCcagtggaggaatctctaaaacaatccagaaaggaatctcggggaaatgctgaaagaaatttctaaaaaatcccaaaCACTTTTcaagtaattcttgaaaaaaaaaaaaatggaggaacccttgaaagaaaacggggagtaattcctagaggaatccttggatgaatacaTGAACGGACCTCATGGGGAATTATAAGTGGAACAcagagagaaattccagggggtaCTATGGGACGAATCCCCACAGAGTTCTCTAGATGAACcacaggaatcctctaggaaatccatggagaattatCGGGAGAAATTGCTTAATATTGTTATAGATATATTCCTGTTTGAGGCTCTGTATGTCGACTAAGACATTCATTATATGGATTACATCAAGTGTGGCAATTTTTAACTGGAAATCTTTTCGATACATGTCTTTTATACACTTGAACCACAAAGTGCTTGCTTTGATTTATATTGGAAACGCCATCTTTATATCTCTTCACTGAGTCGAGATATTAGTAACAGTAGTAAACGCGTCTAATCTTAAGCTGGTGGATTGGACAAGCCTTTGATGACATAGCTTCATTCTGTCGGATGACTCCTTCAAGCGATTGATCTGCTCGGGCGAACGGAATACGGGCATTTGTAATTTGGCCGCTTGCAGAATGGCCACCCCAGATGAGATCGCCGGTGGTCGCAAAATTGCTTGTCGAAGGTCATCCCGTCTTGTTCGATACCGATACTGACAGATATGGTATCACAATATTTCAGTAAATCAGTATATAGCTAGATCTGCTTCCCAAGGGAAGCTGTTCCGGCACCACAGGGCCTCAAATAGTCAAATATGGATTTCATGGGCAATTTAATGAAGTTTGAAATCCATAATGCTGAGGTGTGCTAATCTCTCTCAATCTGCTCCCAAGGGCAACCTGTGCCGGAATGGTAACCCCAAGGTGAGCTAATCGAAAAACAGTCAAATATTGTTGCAGTAGCCAATTACGTGAAGTTTAATACAGACCCCAAGGGAACCTGCTCCAGAATTACCAACCTAGGGTGGAGATTACCGATATCTCAATATAATCACAATCTCAGTATATGACCAAATCAGCTGCCCAGGGCAATCTGTTCCATAATGGCCATCTTAGGGTGAGCAAACTCATTCTGAAGCAGTGCTCAAAaacccaaaattttcaaaatttttaggacAAAATTGATTCGCATTTTCGTAATTATATTCATACGACTGGCCCTTTAAAATCTAAGCCCCCTCTAGGCCTCCTCCAAAATCTTAGTTACGTCAATAAAATAAGTTCTTAATAAATTCTTGGATATGATTCAGAATTTCAAttaatagggtaaaagcactagatatCGTTCCTGAAAATTCTTAAAGCAGCAGAAGTGGTAGAATAATAGATATTTAAGCTTGAAGTCTTAAGAATGGTTTAACCAAACTTTTATAGAGCAACAATTTTTTTGGTTTGGGAAAACCGGTTAGAAAGCGGGGAAATTTTGAGTAGCGATGAAGaatagtgcttttaccctaataGTTTTACCTGTTACAGATAACTGCAGGGCCGCTTCCTTTTGCTCCGAATGGAAGGTTGTTTCTGTCGCCGGAGTACTGGAAATCGTTGTAGGGGATGTTTTTTTCCTGTTGTGGAAGCGGTCATACAGCATACCGGATGGGTGCCTCTTATTTGCAGACTTGTTGCGAGGATTGTAGTACGTCACCTAAAACGATTAAATAAAATAATTAGTAGATATAGAAGAATGTTAAGTATTGTATTATTATTTTAACTTACTGGTATCTCAGATGGGAAACGTTCAGCTATGAGTTCCGCAAATCTCGACATGTCTGGGAGCGAAAAATATTTTTGGCTGGCAATGTAGTAATCGACGATAGTGTGCGCCAAAAACTTCCGCTGTTGTTTATCCAGTCTTTGGTGTAACTGGAAGTACTTGCAGACGATCTTCCCTTTCTCATTGCGTTCCAAAATACTATCCAGCAGAGCTCGCGAGACGCTTGTCGGGAGGAGCTTTCGTTGAGGTGAGCCGGATACCGCCGAGTTTGCCTCGTTCCGAACGGGAACCGAGTCGCTTCGCTGAGCTGCCTCTTCCGTATTGCCTTCTTGGTAGAGGATACTTTCCTCCCACTTCATCAATTTCTGGCGGAGCGCATGCTTATGGGCCGTCCATTTGGCGACGGAAAAAACGTCATTTAACGCCTTTTCGTCCAGCGTCCTTGCGTACTCCCTGGTATAACCATGAGCTAAAAATATGTAAGCATTAAAAACGTATGATTCTTAGGAATATTTTAATTGAAATTACCGATCAAAATATCGTAAACAGCCCGGTCCAAGCCCCATGTTCCGGTTACTAGATGTCGTAGTTCACAATCGCCGTCAGGATCAGAATCTGCGCCTAAAAAGAAGCGAAGATGAATTGGCTGCAAATTTAGTTTGAATTTTAGCTTACCATCAGATAATTCGGATTCCTCCGGGTTAGTTATAATAAGCTCCACCAATTTCATTTCCGAGTCGTCGATATTTGCCATTTTCTACTTTAAAATTAATATATTTTCCGGAGCAAAATTTGAACGCGCGGTAGCTTTCGCGAAATGTAACAAACTATAAAATGGCGGTCGGTGCGTAAACAAACACTGAGAAAAAAACTACTTCTGAATAGTTGTTTTTACTGACAAATAACTTCGGTTGATTTTTGTTGGTGAAATATTCTCTTTAATACCATGAATATGGTAAAATAAAGAGTGTAATATACTTTCAATATTGCGAGCTCTTATGTTGAGAACAAAGGCAGTTATTTATACCATAGAATATTGTAATGTTTTGTATGCTGTTTAAAACCACTGTGTAGTTAATTTTACCATGAATAAATGACCATAAACATTGTTAACATTACCGAATGTCAGTGGTTTTAACtgattttataatatttttaactATAATAATTTGTTGTAAATTTAACCACTCAAAAATAATTCAGATTAccataaaatttatttcagtgtacactgaaataaattttatggTAATCTGAATTATTTTTGAGTGGTTAAATTTACAACAAATTATTATagttaaaaatattataaaatcaGTTAAAACCACTGACATTCGGTAATGTTAACAATGTTTATGGTCATTTATTCATGGTAAAATTAACTACACAGTGGTTTTAAACAGCATACAAAACATTACAATATTCTATGGTATAAATAACTGCCTTTGTTCTCAACATAAGAGCTCGCAATATTGAAAGTATATTACACTCTTTATTTTACCATATTCATGGTATTAAAGAGAATATTTCACCAACAAAAATCAACCGAAGTTATTTGTCAGTAAAAACAACTATTCAGAAGTAGTTTTTTTCTCAGTGTTTGTTTACGCACCGACCGCCATTTTATAGTTTGTTACATTTCGCGAAAGCTACCGCGCGTTCAAATTTTGCTCCGGAAAATATATTAATTTTAAAGTAGAAAATGGCAAATATCGACGACTCGGAAATGAAATTGGTGGAGCTTATTATAACTAACCCGGAGGAATCCGAATTATCTGATGGTAAGCTAAAATTCAAACTAAATTTGCAGCCAATTCATCTTCGCTTCTTTTTAGGCGCAGATTCTGATCCTGACGGCGATTGTGAACTACGACATCTAGTAACCGGAACATGGGGCTTGGACCGGGCTGTTTACGATATTTTGATCGGTAATTTCAATTAAAATATTCCTAAGAATCATACGTTTTTAATGCTTACATATTTTTAGCTCATGGTTATACCAGGGAGTACGCAAGGACGCTGGACGAAAAGGCGTTAAATGACGTTTTTTCCGTCGCCAAATGGACGGCCCATAAGCATGCGCTCCGCCAGAAATTGATGAAGTGGGAGGAAAGTATCCTCTACCAAGAAGGCAATACGGAAGAGGCAGCTCAGCGAAGCGACTCGGTTCCCGTTCGGAACGAGGCAAACTCGGCGGTATCCGGCTCACCTCAACGAAAGCTCCTCCCGACAAGCGTCTCGCGAGCTCTGCTGGATAGTATTTTGGAACGCAATGAGAAAGGGAAGATCGTCTGCAAGTACTTCCAGTTACACCAAAGACTGGATAAACAACAGCGGAAGTTTTTGGCGCACACTATCGTCGATTACTACATTGCCAGCCAAAAATATTTTTCGCTCCCAGACATGTCGAGATTTGCGGAACTCATAGCTGAACGTTTCCCATCTGAGATACCAGTAAGTTAAAATAATAATACAATACTTAACATTCTTCTATATCTACTAATTATTTTATTTAATCGTTTTAGGTGACGTACTACAATCCTCGCAACAAGTCTGCAAATAAGAGGCACCCATCCGGTATGCTGTATGACCGCTTCCACAACAGGAAAAAAACATCCCCTACAACGATTTCCAGTACTCCGGCGACAGAAACAACCTTCCATTCGGAGCAAAAGGAAGCGGCCCTGCAGTTATCTGTAACAGGTAAAACtattagggtaaaagcactattCTTCATCGCTACTCAAAATTTCCCCGCTTTCTAACCGGTTTTCCCAAACCAAAAAAATTGTTGCTCTATAAAAGTTTGGTTAAACCATTCTTAAGACTTCAAGCTTAAATATCTATTATTCTACCACTTCTGCTGCTTTAAGAATTTTCAGGAACGatatctagtgcttttaccctattaaTTGAAATTCTGAATCATATCCAAGAATTTATTAAGAACTTATTTTATTGACGTAACTAAGATTTTGGAGGAGGCCTAGAGGGGGCTTAGATTTTAAAGGGCCAGTCGTATGAATATAATTACGAAAATGCGAATCAATTTTgtcctaaaaattttgaaaattttgggttTTTGAGCACTGCTTCAGAATGAGTTTGCTCACCCTAAGATGGCCATTATGGAACAGATTGCCCTGGGCAGCTGATTTGGTCATATACTGAGATTGTGATTATATTGAGATATCGGTAATCTCCACCCTAGGTTGGTAATTCTGGAGCAGGTTCCCTTGGGGTCTGTATTAAACTTCACGTAATTGGCTACTGCAACAATATTTGACTGTTTTTCGATTAGCTCACCTTGGGGTTACCATTCCGGCACAGGTTGCCCTTGGGAGCAGATTGAGAGAGATTAGCACACCTCAGCATTATGGATTTCAAACTTCATTAAATTGCCCATGAAATCCATATTTGACTATTTGAGGCCCTGTGGTGCCGGAACAGCTTCCCTTGGGAAGCAGATCTAGCTATATACTGATTTACTGAAATATTGTGATACCATATCTGTCAGTATCGGTATCGAACAAGACGGGATGACCTTCGACAAGCAATTTTGCGACCACCGGCGATCTCATCTGGGGTGGCCATTCTGCAAGCGGCCAAATTACAAATGCCCGTATTCCGTTCGCCCGAGCAGATCAATCGCTTGAAGGAGTCATCCGACAGAATGAAGCTATGTCATCAAAGGCTTGTCCAATCCACCAGCTTAAGATTAGACGCGTTTACTACTGTTACTAATATCTCGACTCAGTGAAGAGATATAAAGATGGCGTTTCCAATATAAATCAAAGCAAGCACTTTGTGGTTCAAGTGTATAAAAGACATGTATCGAAAAGATTTCCAGTTAAAAATTGCCACACTTGATGTAATCCATATAATGAATGTCTTAGTCGACATACAGAGCCTCAAACAGGAATATATCTATAACAATATTAAGCAATTTCTCCCGataattctccatggatttcctagaggattcctgtgGTTCATCTAGAGAACTCTGTGGGGATTCGTCCCATAGtaccccctggaatttctctctgTGTTCCACTTATAATTCCCCATGAGGTCCGTTCAtgtattcatccaaggattcctctaggaattactccccgttttctttcaagggttcctccatttttttttttttcaagaattacttgAAAAGTGtttgggattttttagaaatttctttcagcatttccccgagattcctttctggattgttttagagattcctccactgGCCGTTCCCAGttttcctttatggatttctccagcaattccttcagggatttatccggtattttgacaaggatttgctcatgattt
It includes:
- the LOC115258151 gene encoding uncharacterized protein LOC115258151, whose protein sequence is MANIDDSEMKLVELIITNPEESELSDGKLKFKLNLQPIHLRFFLGADSDPDGDCELRHLVTGTWGLDRAVYDILIAHGYTREYARTLDEKALNDVFSVAKWTAHKHALRQKLMKWEESILYQEGNTEEAAQRSDSVPVRNEANSAVSGSPQRKLLPTSVSRALLDSILERNEKGKIVCKYFQLHQRLDKQQRKFLAHTIVDYYIASQKYFSLPDMSRFAELIAERFPSEIPVTYYNPRNKSANKRHPSGMLYDRFHNRKKTSPTTISSTPATETTFHSEQKEAALQLSVTGKTIRVKALFFIATQNFPAF
- the LOC109428733 gene encoding uncharacterized protein LOC109428733 encodes the protein MANIDDSEMKLVELIITNPEESELSDESYVFNAYIFLAHGYTREYARTLDEKALNDVFSVAKWTAHKHALRQKLMKWEESILYQEGNTEEAAQRSDSVPVRNEANSAVSGSPQRKLLPTSVSRALLDSILERNEKGKIVCKYFQLHQRLDKQQRKFLAHTIVDYYIASQKYFSLPDMSRFAELIAERFPSEIPVTYYNPRNKSANKRHPSGMLYDRFHNRKKTSPTTISSTPATETTFHSEQKEAALQLSVTGKTIRVKALFFIATQNFPAF